The Erpetoichthys calabaricus chromosome 5, fErpCal1.3, whole genome shotgun sequence genome has a segment encoding these proteins:
- the LOC114641587 gene encoding zinc finger protein 501-like translates to MEARVKEEDCEWGAPEQLCVKLEDCEGSIGLVKEESEWGANEIKDEDSKEFPVSLELPNHETGNAFKQNRYGGPHTGLHNVGQQATQQTSMEAKSEMCGLEEKDSEGEEQQPSGSAGINFQENGSFSSSSFTWRSLQSRPKQKPNNEKVIKCPRRSGNVTPTSFLFSSFPADKPSETDHQEGVTAEEALYACQECGNTYKNKSDCEHHELIHMRRRPYSCSERGKLPSLQKHSRIDAGEKSYCCSECGKRFSNNTNLWEHIRIHTGEKPYSCSECGKGFSQSGSLQKHVRMHTGEKPYCCSECGNRFSQSSSLLEHLKIHTGEKPHCCTECGKSFSKTSHLQRHLRIHTGEKPYCCTECGRQFSQASQLQSHLAIHTGEKPHCCLECGKRFSHSSTLCKHMRIHTGEKHHCCSECGKRFLEMYNLQCHIRIHTGEKPFCCPECGKRFSTNSSLRNHKNTHTGEKPHMCSECGKGFSNSSNRNRHMYSSHWREKK, encoded by the exons GCATTGGCCTTGTTAAAGAGGAGTCTGAATGGGGGGCCAATGAGATTAAAGACGAGGATTCCAAGGAGTTCCCGGTTAGCCTTGAACTGCCTAACCATGAAACTGGCAATGCTTTCAAGCAAAACCGTTACGGAGGACCTCACACCGGTTTGCACAATGTGGGGCAACAGGCGACACAGCAGACTTCCATGGAAGCGAAATCTGAGATGTGTGGGCTGGAAGAGAAAGACAGTGAAGGAGAAGAGCAGCAGCCATCTGGTAGTGCTGGAATAA ATTTCCAGGAGAATGGCAGCTTCTCCTCATCTTCCTTTACTTGGCGATCTCTTCAGAGCAGACCGAAGCAGAAACCGAACAATGAGAAGGTGATAAAGTGCCCAAGAAGATCAGGGAATGTGACCCCAACCTCTTTCTTGTTTAGCTCTTTTCCTGCTGACAAACCATCAGAGACCGATCATCAAGAAGGGGTAACTGCAGAAGAGGCTCTGTACGCCTGCCAAGAGTGTGGgaacacttataaaaacaaatctgACTGTGAACATCATGAGTTGATTCATATGAGACGGAGGCCATATTCCTGTTCTGAACGTGGCAAACTCCCGAGTCTTCAAAAGCACAGTAGAATCGACGCTGGTGAGAAAAgttattgctgttctgagtgtggcaaacgattctccaATAATACCAATCTTTGGGAGCACATAcggattcacactggagagaaaccgtaCTCCTGTTCGGAATGTGGCAAAGGATTTTCCCAAAGCGGCAGCCTCCAGAAGCATGTGAGaatgcacactggagagaaaccttactgttgttcagaatgtggcaataGATTCTCCCAAAGCAGCAGTCTTCTGGAACACTTaaaaattcatactggagagaagccgcaTTGTTGTACCGAATGTGGGAAAAGCTTCTCCAAAACAAGCCACCTTCAACGCCACCTCCGGATTCATACCGGCGAGAAACCTTACTGTTGTACCGAGTGTGGCAGGCAGTTCTCACAAGCGAGCCAACTTCAGAGCCACCTtgcaattcacactggagagaaaccccaCTGCTGTCTGgaatgtggcaagcgattctCACACAGCAGCACCCTTTGTAAACACatgagaattcatactggagagaagcatcactgctgttctgaatgtgggaagcgTTTCTTAGAAATGTACAATCTTCAGTGTCACAtcagaattcacaccggagagaaaccCTTTTGTTGCCCGGAGTGTGGTAAACGATTCTCAACCAACAGCAGCCTTCGTAACCATAAAAATACTCACACTGGGGAAAAGCCACATATGTGCTCTGAGTGCGGCAAGGGTTTCTCAAACAGCAGCAATCGTAACAGACACATGTACAGCTCACACTGGAGAgagaaaaagtaa
- the LOC114641625 gene encoding oocyte zinc finger protein XlCOF20-like: MPHLCSECGKRFLHACQLQRHIRTHTGEKPHCCSECGKLFSRNSTLQQHTHLHAGPQEKPYCCSKCGKKLSDRSAIRMHTRIHTGEKPYCCSECEKRFSQSNHLQKHRQIHTGEKPFCCPECGK, from the coding sequence ATGCCTCAtctttgttctgaatgtgggaaaagatTTTTACATGCATGCCAGCTTCAGCGGCACATCAGaactcatactggagagaaaccccattgctgttcagaatgtggcaaactaTTCTCCCGTAACAGTACTCTTCAACAGCACACACACCTTCACGCTGGACCTCaagagaagccatactgctgttctAAATGTGGCAAAAAGTTATCCGACAGGAGCGCTATTCGGATGCACACACGGAtacatactggagagaagccatattgctgttctgagtgtgaaAAAAGATTTTCTCAAAGCAACCATCTTCAGAAACACAGAcaaattcacaccggagagaagccattttgctgtcCCGAATGTGGCAAATGA